The following proteins are encoded in a genomic region of Reichenbachiella sp.:
- a CDS encoding DUF2851 family protein, producing MRESFLHFIWQFQKFNNASLTTHDGQQIQVYAIGNYNTDAGPDFLNAKLLIGDITWYGHVELHLRSSDWNRHHHQQDEAYNNVVLHVVWEHDAEVQLANGQVLPVLELQDRIKPELLKKCNQLIKSPEKIPCADQFGQVKDIDKISMLEQVGVMRLKQKSEYILHLLNKNNGNWEETTYQLLAKNFGFKTNEEPLLKLSQSLSHKVIVKHVEKIDQIEALIFGIAGFLHVDGDAYGSALKKEFSYLSKKYRLQDLTLLKAEWKFLRLRPGNFPTVRLAQFSSFLAKNVKCFDQFIHFRDSKELQSMFDFEVSNYWQKHYDFGKLRKRPTKNIGKASIDLILINSVAPLLAAYAQYTDEGSYMDKAVELLQTVKAENNFISKEWNDLGLKAKDAFDSQAMIGLRKEFCLKKKCLSCKIGVSLING from the coding sequence GTGAGGGAATCATTTTTACATTTCATCTGGCAATTCCAAAAGTTTAATAATGCATCATTGACCACGCATGACGGACAACAAATCCAAGTATATGCTATTGGTAATTATAATACTGATGCCGGGCCCGATTTTCTGAATGCAAAACTATTGATAGGAGACATCACTTGGTATGGTCATGTGGAGCTGCATTTGAGATCTTCTGACTGGAATAGGCACCATCATCAACAGGATGAAGCTTATAACAATGTAGTTCTACACGTGGTATGGGAGCATGATGCGGAAGTACAATTGGCTAATGGGCAAGTGCTTCCCGTGCTAGAACTACAGGATCGAATCAAGCCCGAGCTACTCAAAAAGTGTAATCAATTAATCAAGAGTCCAGAAAAAATACCCTGTGCTGATCAGTTTGGTCAGGTGAAGGACATTGATAAAATATCCATGCTTGAGCAGGTGGGTGTGATGAGATTGAAGCAAAAGTCTGAGTATATTCTGCATCTTTTGAATAAAAACAATGGAAATTGGGAAGAGACAACTTATCAGTTGCTGGCTAAAAATTTCGGTTTTAAAACCAATGAAGAGCCATTACTTAAATTGTCCCAAAGCTTAAGTCACAAGGTAATAGTCAAACATGTAGAAAAAATTGATCAGATTGAAGCGCTAATTTTTGGTATAGCGGGATTTCTTCATGTGGACGGAGATGCTTATGGATCGGCGCTAAAAAAGGAGTTTAGTTATTTATCTAAAAAGTATAGACTTCAGGATTTAACCTTATTGAAAGCTGAATGGAAATTTTTGAGGCTAAGGCCAGGGAATTTCCCAACGGTGCGTTTGGCACAATTTTCTTCTTTTCTTGCCAAAAATGTAAAGTGCTTCGATCAATTTATTCATTTTAGAGATAGTAAAGAACTTCAAAGTATGTTCGACTTTGAGGTATCAAACTATTGGCAAAAGCACTATGACTTTGGAAAGTTGAGAAAACGACCGACGAAGAATATAGGGAAAGCGAGTATAGATTTGATTTTGATCAATTCTGTGGCACCTCTATTGGCAGCTTATGCACAATATACGGATGAAGGCAGCTATATGGATAAAGCGGTAGAACTACTGCAGACTGTGAAGGCAGAAAATAATTTCATTTCCAAAGAATGGAATGACTTGGGACTAAAAGCCAAGGATGCTTTCGATAGTCAAGCGATGATTGGGCTTAGAAAGGAATTTTGTTTGAAAAAGAAGTGTCTATCCTGTAAAATTGGGGTCAGCTTGATTAATGGATAA
- a CDS encoding TIGR00730 family Rossman fold protein gives MKSICVYCGSSLGKDVRYVNAATELGTALATKSIRLVYGGARIGIMGAVAQACLSNGGYVTGIIPEFLDQVEITNTDVSELIQTKNMHERKTIMVDKSDGFIALPGGFGTLEELAEILTWAQLGLVKKPIGILNINNFYEKLLTLFKHMHEEGFVKFSNLNLFVTDENVEGLLQKMEDFDGGDASFEQKLDLT, from the coding sequence ATGAAAAGTATTTGTGTGTATTGCGGCTCCTCCTTAGGCAAAGATGTACGCTATGTAAATGCAGCTACAGAGCTTGGTACGGCGTTGGCGACCAAATCAATTAGGTTGGTTTATGGTGGTGCAAGAATAGGTATAATGGGAGCCGTAGCCCAAGCTTGTCTGAGCAATGGAGGATATGTGACCGGTATTATCCCTGAATTTTTGGATCAGGTAGAAATAACAAATACTGATGTCTCAGAGTTGATTCAAACCAAAAATATGCATGAGCGAAAAACGATTATGGTTGATAAGTCTGATGGTTTCATCGCGTTGCCTGGCGGATTTGGAACATTAGAAGAACTGGCAGAAATCTTGACCTGGGCACAACTGGGGTTGGTTAAAAAACCGATAGGCATTTTGAATATCAACAATTTCTATGAAAAACTATTGACATTGTTTAAGCATATGCATGAAGAGGGATTTGTAAAGTTTTCTAATTTGAATTTATTTGTGACTGATGAGAATGTAGAAGGGTTGTTACAAAAAATGGAAGACTTCGATGGAGGGGACGCTTCATTCGAACAGAAATTGGATTTAACCTAA
- a CDS encoding ABC transporter ATP-binding protein, whose protein sequence is MAKEKIKAEEKRAFSKENFGKLYGIFKYLLPYKSKFVIGLVFLVLGSFLLLAFPLIAGKLIDVASGEGTWWLNDINSIAMSLVSILFLQGIFSFFRVYLFAQVSENAMADVRFDLYKKLLYLPITFYDRHRTGELMSRMSSDVTLLQTTFSTTLAEVIRQIVTLIAGIVIIFVITPALSTFMIMTLPVIIIAAMIFGKKIRKLSRQSQDELAHSSTIVEETLQSILAVKSFTNELFEKARYKKSLNEVVSLALKTATFRAGFISFIIFALFGGMVAILWYGALLLQRGEMTLGDLTSFAFYTAFIGGSIAGIGDLFGQVQRAIGASERILEIHDESSETEAPEPSELEKFKGDISFDQVNFQYPSRQDMPVLNNLSMEVGSGEKVALVGKSGAGKSTIAHLLMRLYDGFEGSVKVDGQDIASYDLTAFRKNIGIVPQEVILFGGTIRENIAYGKPNATQEEIELAAKKAHALEFIISFPEGFDTVVGERGVKLSGGQRQRIAIARTILKDPSILILDEATSSLDAESEQQVQLALNELMKGRTTLIIAHRLATIKEVDRIYVIENGKIEESGAHNELIDNVKGTYHHLVNLQLVN, encoded by the coding sequence ATGGCCAAGGAAAAAATAAAAGCAGAAGAGAAGCGGGCGTTCAGTAAAGAAAATTTTGGCAAGCTCTATGGTATCTTCAAATACTTATTGCCCTACAAATCCAAGTTTGTAATAGGGTTGGTCTTCTTGGTTCTAGGTAGTTTTCTTTTACTCGCCTTTCCTTTGATAGCTGGAAAATTAATTGATGTGGCCTCTGGTGAAGGGACCTGGTGGCTAAATGACATCAACAGCATCGCCATGAGCTTAGTTTCCATCCTTTTCTTACAAGGAATTTTCTCCTTTTTTAGAGTCTATCTCTTTGCGCAAGTCAGTGAAAATGCCATGGCTGATGTTCGATTTGACCTATATAAAAAACTACTCTATCTGCCCATTACATTTTATGATCGTCATCGCACTGGAGAATTGATGAGTAGAATGTCTTCTGATGTCACCTTGCTTCAGACCACTTTCTCCACAACATTAGCTGAAGTTATACGCCAGATCGTGACATTGATTGCAGGAATCGTAATCATTTTTGTGATAACGCCGGCACTCAGCACCTTCATGATCATGACACTTCCGGTCATCATCATCGCTGCCATGATCTTTGGAAAAAAAATCCGAAAATTATCTCGCCAGTCCCAAGATGAATTGGCCCATTCTTCAACCATCGTGGAAGAAACATTACAGTCCATATTGGCTGTGAAATCTTTTACCAACGAATTATTCGAAAAAGCCAGATATAAAAAATCACTCAATGAAGTAGTTTCACTCGCCTTAAAAACTGCCACCTTTCGAGCGGGTTTTATTTCGTTTATCATTTTTGCATTGTTTGGAGGAATGGTAGCTATCCTTTGGTATGGAGCCCTTTTATTGCAAAGAGGAGAAATGACCTTGGGAGATTTAACCTCTTTCGCTTTTTATACAGCTTTTATTGGCGGATCGATTGCCGGCATTGGAGACTTGTTCGGGCAAGTTCAGCGAGCCATTGGTGCATCAGAGAGAATCTTAGAAATACATGATGAATCCTCTGAGACAGAAGCACCCGAACCATCAGAATTAGAGAAATTCAAAGGTGACATCTCTTTTGATCAAGTGAATTTTCAATATCCCAGTAGACAGGATATGCCTGTGCTTAATAATCTCTCTATGGAGGTTGGATCGGGCGAGAAAGTGGCCTTAGTAGGAAAAAGTGGTGCTGGAAAATCAACAATCGCTCATCTACTCATGCGATTGTATGATGGCTTTGAAGGATCGGTAAAGGTAGACGGTCAGGATATCGCCTCGTATGATCTTACTGCATTCAGAAAGAATATTGGAATTGTACCTCAAGAAGTTATCCTTTTCGGTGGTACGATCAGAGAAAACATTGCCTATGGCAAACCTAATGCCACGCAAGAAGAAATTGAGCTGGCTGCAAAAAAGGCGCACGCGTTAGAATTTATCATCTCCTTTCCAGAAGGGTTCGATACCGTAGTAGGAGAACGAGGAGTGAAATTATCTGGCGGCCAACGACAGCGAATTGCCATCGCTCGAACTATTTTAAAAGATCCATCTATTCTAATCCTAGATGAAGCTACAAGTTCGCTTGATGCCGAGTCCGAACAACAAGTACAGCTTGCACTCAATGAATTGATGAAAGGCAGAACGACATTGATTATTGCTCACAGATTGGCAACAATCAAAGAGGTAGATAGAATCTATGTGATCGAAAATGGAAAGATTGAAGAATCTGGTGCTCACAATGAGCTCATTGACAATGTAAAAGGCACCTATCACCACCTAGTCAACCTTCAATTGGTTAATTAA
- a CDS encoding TerC family protein, with protein sequence MILNLFSGTNEALLFGIFGIVIILFLAVDLGLVHKGPSKITQKDALLQTIFWIVVSCIFGGLIYFFGGGADDALEYFSAYVTEKALSVDNIFVILLILRYFKIKDEYYHDILFWGILGAIVFRAIFIFLGALLIGEFHWILYIFGVFLVYSGIKIFNEDDDMEIEPEKNILTRWAKKVLPISTEDRGGRFVFIEKGKLWFTPLFLVILLIESTDLIFAVDSIPAAFAITQNEFVIYTSNIFAVMGLRAMFFLLANILDRFYLLQKGLSIVLIFIGVKMLMEMSIVQQGFQMAFGIEHAHIPIIWSFIVIMAALTLSIVLSIMFPEEEKIVEPVETTKN encoded by the coding sequence ATGATTCTCAATTTGTTTTCGGGCACTAACGAAGCCTTGCTTTTTGGCATATTCGGAATTGTAATCATCCTTTTCCTTGCAGTAGACCTCGGACTCGTTCACAAAGGACCTTCCAAGATCACGCAAAAGGATGCGCTGCTACAGACCATATTCTGGATAGTAGTTTCGTGTATTTTTGGCGGGCTTATTTACTTTTTCGGAGGCGGTGCCGATGACGCCTTAGAGTACTTCTCTGCATACGTTACGGAGAAGGCCCTTTCTGTTGATAACATTTTCGTTATCCTGCTAATCTTAAGGTACTTCAAGATTAAAGATGAGTACTACCATGACATTCTGTTTTGGGGAATCTTAGGTGCTATCGTTTTCAGAGCAATTTTCATATTTCTGGGAGCCCTACTCATCGGTGAATTTCACTGGATACTCTACATTTTTGGTGTCTTCCTGGTTTACTCGGGTATCAAAATCTTCAATGAAGATGATGATATGGAAATCGAGCCAGAAAAAAATATCCTTACCAGATGGGCTAAAAAGGTACTTCCCATTTCTACTGAAGACAGAGGTGGACGATTTGTATTCATAGAAAAAGGAAAACTGTGGTTTACTCCACTTTTTCTAGTCATTCTTCTCATCGAATCAACTGATTTAATTTTTGCAGTAGACTCCATCCCTGCGGCATTTGCAATCACACAAAATGAATTTGTGATTTATACTTCAAATATTTTTGCCGTTATGGGACTCCGTGCCATGTTCTTCTTATTGGCCAATATATTGGATCGCTTTTATCTACTACAAAAAGGCCTTTCTATTGTCTTAATATTCATTGGCGTAAAAATGCTTATGGAAATGAGCATAGTGCAGCAGGGATTTCAAATGGCATTCGGTATTGAGCACGCTCATATTCCTATCATCTGGTCTTTCATTGTTATCATGGCAGCACTTACTCTTTCTATTGTTCTGTCTATCATGTTTCCAGAAGAGGAGAAAATCGTTGAGCCAGTGGAAACCACTAAAAATTAA
- a CDS encoding OmpA family protein, with product MASNNKLFSLFLIILLTSCSASKKANKSLEAGEYSDAIYLLEKSIKPDDPESNFLLAEAYRKSNRIQEAEPYYMAAIDAGVQDESAFYYYAVSLKANDDVKRANQVLEDYLKKGQDDAVVALAERELNNLGQLPEIETRVNHFRVKNLEAINTKFAEYSPFYSDGKLYFTSNRHGGKIYKGTGTPFTDIYMVNTRGANVDLATLEELSPIINEPNVNLGSITMSKNGNTVIFAKGNSGKSSGANEVNLYFTRYRNGAWQTPRPLSINGQDSWDSTPALSPDGKTLFFSSNREGGFGGLDIYTASLNRRGRWVDVRNMGEGINTPGNEIFPYVGGTGKLYFSSDGWPGFGGLDIFEATRAGGHVKLENLGTPINSNADDFGLFLFNPSRGFFTSNRKGGKGDDDIYTFVNDDPELRIVNYWLSGTTLTHETDSQLVALSNTKVVLRDLDDNIVDEQFTQVDGKYRFRVFSEEKYYLVAEKEEYFTTRIDFSTIGKSVDKSTLKNTITNVEFEVDLPLEKIVVDKAIVLNNIYYDLNKADIKPEAAAELDKLVTLMRDNPNINIELSSHTDVRSSHEYNMSLSQRRAQSAVNYIASQGIENRRMVAKGYGETKLIIENAKTEEEHQVNRRTEFKVTRYNKKFEKQNTEDYDESDRFFDDVEDSQ from the coding sequence ATGGCCAGCAACAACAAACTTTTCAGTTTATTTCTAATTATCCTTTTGACTTCATGTAGCGCTTCCAAAAAAGCAAATAAGAGTCTTGAAGCGGGAGAATACAGCGATGCCATATACCTGTTAGAAAAGTCGATAAAACCAGACGACCCTGAGTCAAATTTTCTGCTGGCCGAAGCCTATAGAAAATCTAACCGAATTCAAGAAGCTGAACCCTATTACATGGCTGCCATCGATGCAGGCGTCCAGGATGAAAGCGCCTTTTATTACTATGCCGTCTCACTCAAGGCCAATGATGACGTAAAAAGAGCCAATCAAGTACTCGAAGACTATCTGAAAAAAGGCCAAGATGATGCCGTGGTGGCATTAGCCGAACGCGAACTGAATAACCTGGGACAACTTCCAGAAATAGAAACACGAGTGAATCATTTCAGGGTTAAGAACCTTGAAGCGATCAACACAAAGTTCGCTGAATATTCACCGTTCTATAGTGATGGGAAACTCTATTTTACATCAAACAGGCATGGCGGTAAAATCTACAAAGGCACAGGAACTCCCTTTACAGACATCTACATGGTAAATACCCGGGGGGCAAATGTAGATCTCGCAACTCTGGAAGAGCTCAGCCCAATTATCAATGAACCCAATGTAAATCTAGGTTCAATTACCATGTCTAAAAACGGCAATACGGTGATTTTTGCAAAAGGAAATTCGGGTAAATCCTCAGGAGCTAACGAAGTCAATCTTTATTTTACTCGCTACAGAAATGGCGCTTGGCAAACGCCTAGACCATTGAGCATTAATGGCCAAGACTCTTGGGACTCTACACCTGCCCTTAGTCCTGATGGCAAAACATTGTTTTTCTCATCTAACCGCGAAGGAGGATTTGGAGGACTGGATATCTACACAGCTTCATTAAACAGAAGGGGGAGATGGGTGGATGTTAGAAATATGGGAGAAGGAATAAATACGCCTGGCAATGAAATATTCCCTTATGTAGGCGGTACAGGAAAATTATATTTCTCTTCCGACGGTTGGCCAGGTTTTGGAGGACTAGATATTTTTGAAGCAACCAGAGCAGGCGGTCATGTAAAACTTGAAAACCTTGGTACTCCCATCAATTCGAATGCTGATGATTTCGGTCTCTTTCTTTTTAACCCTTCGCGCGGTTTTTTTACCTCCAACAGAAAAGGTGGCAAGGGAGATGACGACATCTATACTTTCGTCAATGATGATCCAGAATTGCGCATAGTGAATTACTGGCTTTCTGGCACCACGCTGACACATGAAACTGATAGTCAGTTGGTCGCTTTATCCAATACCAAAGTAGTATTAAGGGATCTGGATGATAACATCGTTGATGAGCAATTCACACAGGTGGATGGCAAATACAGGTTTCGTGTATTCTCAGAAGAAAAATATTATCTGGTTGCAGAAAAAGAGGAATACTTCACCACACGCATCGACTTTTCCACCATTGGAAAATCAGTTGATAAATCTACATTAAAAAATACTATAACAAATGTTGAGTTCGAAGTGGATCTTCCGCTGGAAAAAATCGTCGTAGACAAAGCTATTGTACTCAACAACATTTACTACGATCTCAACAAGGCAGATATTAAACCCGAGGCTGCTGCTGAACTGGATAAACTGGTCACTCTGATGAGAGACAACCCCAATATCAATATTGAGTTAAGTTCACATACTGATGTAAGGTCTAGTCACGAATACAATATGAGCCTGTCTCAGCGAAGAGCCCAGAGTGCAGTGAACTATATCGCTTCTCAAGGAATTGAGAACAGAAGAATGGTAGCGAAAGGATATGGAGAAACCAAATTGATCATCGAAAATGCCAAGACTGAAGAGGAACATCAGGTAAACAGAAGGACAGAATTCAAGGTTACTAGATACAATAAGAAATTCGAGAAGCAAAACACCGAAGATTATGACGAGTCAGATAGGTTTTTTGACGATGTAGAGGACTCACAGTAA
- a CDS encoding DUF1987 domain-containing protein, with translation MKGFFIRATRVTPSIYFDPGKGLLDIRGKSSPENPLVFYRYINDSIDHFGKTDKAAITLNAAFEYFNTSSSKCIYILFKKLNDLKVERGKEIHINWYYEEGDEDMLEAGEDLSSFFNYEFNYVEIPEIKILGEMKEESSEN, from the coding sequence ATGAAAGGTTTTTTTATTAGAGCGACAAGAGTGACCCCCTCGATCTACTTCGATCCAGGAAAAGGGCTACTTGATATTCGAGGCAAATCAAGCCCGGAAAACCCATTGGTGTTCTACAGATATATCAATGACTCTATCGATCATTTTGGCAAGACAGACAAGGCGGCCATCACTCTAAATGCAGCCTTCGAGTACTTCAATACCAGCTCGTCCAAATGTATATACATACTCTTCAAGAAATTAAATGACCTTAAAGTAGAACGAGGAAAAGAGATACATATCAATTGGTACTACGAAGAAGGTGACGAAGATATGCTGGAAGCAGGCGAAGACCTGAGTTCATTCTTCAACTACGAATTCAACTATGTCGAAATCCCTGAGATAAAAATCTTAGGAGAAATGAAAGAAGAGTCTTCGGAGAATTAA
- the radA gene encoding DNA repair protein RadA codes for MAKTKTAFFCQNCGAQSPKWVGKCPSCGEWNSYVEEVVTQTTSNTKIWTEEDKNARPNQAVSIQEIKAEDSVRFKTIDEELNRVLGGGIVPGSLVLIGGEPGIGKSTLFLQVALGLPNKKILYVSGEESPQQIKMRAERMQAKSDNCLLLSETSLNNIFQQIKQVNPEILIIDSIQTLFSSKVDSSAGSVSQVRECTAELLQFAKTSNVPVFLIGHITKEGTIAGPKVLEHMVDTVLQFEGDRHLSYRILRTIKNRFGSTSELGIYEMSGTGMRQVSNPSEILIAHKDSELSGVTIGASIEGNRPLLIETQALVSASAYGTPQRSTTGYDAKRLNMLLAVLEKRGGLRLGNQDVFLNIAGGLKIDDPALDLSIAVSIVSSYEEKVVSSDICFAGEIGLGGEVRAVNRIESRISEAEKLGFKKIFVSKNNSKAVEAANFKIEVVMVQNIAEVFRKLAS; via the coding sequence ATGGCTAAAACTAAAACAGCTTTTTTTTGTCAGAATTGTGGAGCTCAATCTCCAAAGTGGGTAGGTAAATGTCCATCGTGTGGTGAATGGAATTCTTATGTAGAAGAGGTGGTGACTCAAACAACGAGCAATACGAAGATTTGGACCGAGGAGGATAAAAATGCAAGACCGAATCAGGCCGTGTCTATTCAAGAAATAAAGGCAGAGGATAGCGTCAGATTCAAGACAATTGACGAAGAATTGAATCGTGTATTGGGTGGAGGTATTGTGCCTGGATCTTTGGTGCTGATAGGAGGAGAACCAGGTATAGGAAAATCTACTCTTTTTTTACAAGTAGCTCTTGGCCTACCTAATAAGAAAATATTATATGTGTCAGGAGAGGAGAGTCCCCAGCAGATAAAAATGCGCGCAGAGCGTATGCAGGCAAAGTCAGACAATTGTTTGCTCCTTTCAGAAACCTCCCTGAACAATATCTTTCAGCAGATCAAGCAGGTCAATCCAGAAATTCTTATCATAGATTCTATTCAGACGTTGTTTTCATCTAAAGTAGATAGCTCCGCTGGAAGTGTGAGCCAAGTTCGCGAATGCACGGCAGAGCTCCTTCAGTTTGCAAAGACCTCAAATGTACCTGTATTTCTTATCGGTCATATTACAAAAGAGGGTACTATAGCCGGGCCCAAGGTTTTGGAGCATATGGTGGATACCGTACTCCAGTTTGAAGGAGATCGCCATCTGAGTTATAGAATCCTGAGAACGATCAAGAATAGATTTGGATCGACTTCTGAATTGGGTATTTATGAAATGTCTGGTACTGGCATGCGTCAGGTTTCTAATCCGTCGGAGATTTTGATCGCGCACAAGGACAGCGAACTCAGTGGGGTGACTATTGGAGCATCGATCGAAGGCAATCGCCCTCTGCTCATTGAGACTCAAGCGTTGGTCAGCGCTTCAGCTTATGGCACACCTCAACGAAGTACTACTGGCTACGATGCCAAACGGCTTAATATGCTCCTAGCTGTATTAGAGAAAAGAGGAGGCCTTCGTTTGGGTAATCAGGACGTATTCTTGAATATAGCTGGGGGGCTAAAAATTGATGATCCCGCTTTGGATTTGAGTATTGCAGTTTCAATTGTCTCTTCTTATGAAGAAAAGGTCGTGAGTTCTGACATTTGTTTTGCTGGGGAGATAGGTTTAGGAGGAGAAGTAAGAGCTGTGAATAGGATTGAGAGTCGAATTTCGGAAGCAGAGAAATTAGGGTTCAAGAAGATATTTGTTTCCAAGAACAATTCGAAAGCGGTGGAGGCCGCTAATTTTAAGATTGAAGTGGTGATGGTTCAGAATATTGCTGAGGTATTCAGAAAATTAGCGTCCTAA
- a CDS encoding FeoA family protein: MRSVAQLRPGEKGIVNNFTNEYISLKLLEMGVLPGTEVEMKFSAPLGDPICIRVSGYDLSLRLEEAATITLS, translated from the coding sequence ATGCGATCAGTGGCACAGCTTAGACCAGGCGAGAAAGGAATTGTAAACAATTTTACCAATGAATATATCTCTTTGAAATTATTAGAAATGGGTGTACTCCCTGGCACAGAAGTAGAAATGAAATTTTCTGCTCCACTGGGAGACCCGATCTGCATTCGTGTTTCTGGCTATGATTTGTCTTTAAGGTTAGAAGAGGCGGCAACCATTACTTTATCTTAA
- the feoB gene encoding ferrous iron transport protein B: MSNALLNVALIGNPNAGKTSIFNLLTGMNQKVGNFPGVTMDKVSGTFRQNGTVANVIDLPGTYSIYPRSMDERVVFDVLSDKKAHDFPDKIVVIADASNLERNLLLFTEIQDLGLPTILVLSMLDVANRSGLNIDLSALEEQFNTTVLTINGRTGEGIQELKGVLLEDVPASKKLFYDINELSPEIIPVIKEKFELDNDYVAYQYAQQTYSKTFLSNDEKQFIADEKIKYNFCDRQFQTTETVERYKIIREKLSHIVTKTNLETTATRNQKIDKILTHKVYGYLIFFVILFALFQSIFAWAEPFMDYIDFGFAKLSSWAKTYLPSGVLTDLIAEGIIPGLGGVVIFIPQIALLFCFIAILEESGYMARVVFLMDKIMRKFGLNGKSVVPLISGVACAIPAIMAARNIESWKDRIITIFVTPFMSCSARLPVYAILIALVIPNEYLFGFLSVQGLALMALYLIGFFGAIFSALLMKKILKVKEQSYFIMELPIYRWPKWKNVWITIFSKSKTFVFEAGKIILAISIILWVLASYGPGENFTQADQKIMEKYPELSVDSPEYDDALNAHKLEYSYAGLLGKSIEPAIRPLGYDWKIGIALITSFAAREVFVGTIATIYSVGSEAEDESTIKDKLRAEINPYTGQPMYSIALGVSLMLFYAFAMQCMSTLAVVYRETKSWKWPVLQLIYMSAVAYIFALIAYQLLS, from the coding sequence ATGAGCAACGCTTTGTTAAATGTCGCCCTGATTGGCAATCCAAACGCAGGTAAAACTTCCATTTTTAATTTGCTCACTGGGATGAACCAAAAGGTGGGTAACTTTCCTGGTGTTACTATGGATAAAGTCAGCGGTACGTTCCGACAAAATGGGACTGTGGCTAATGTGATAGACTTACCAGGGACCTATAGTATTTATCCTCGCTCCATGGATGAGCGGGTAGTATTTGATGTGCTTAGCGACAAAAAAGCACATGACTTCCCTGATAAAATCGTTGTCATTGCAGATGCGTCTAACCTTGAAAGAAATCTCCTACTATTTACGGAAATTCAAGACCTAGGCCTGCCTACTATACTGGTATTATCCATGCTTGACGTAGCCAATAGAAGTGGACTGAATATAGATCTTAGTGCTTTGGAGGAACAATTCAATACCACTGTCTTAACTATAAATGGTAGAACTGGCGAAGGCATTCAAGAACTGAAAGGAGTTTTGTTAGAAGATGTACCTGCATCGAAAAAACTGTTCTACGATATCAATGAGCTGTCTCCAGAGATCATACCAGTTATTAAGGAGAAATTTGAGCTCGATAATGACTATGTAGCGTATCAATACGCGCAACAAACTTATAGTAAAACTTTTTTGAGCAATGACGAAAAGCAATTTATTGCTGACGAGAAAATAAAGTACAATTTTTGTGACCGTCAGTTTCAAACCACTGAAACTGTTGAACGCTACAAAATCATCCGTGAGAAACTCTCACACATTGTAACAAAAACCAACCTAGAAACTACTGCCACTCGCAATCAAAAAATAGATAAAATATTGACCCACAAAGTCTATGGTTACCTCATATTCTTTGTGATTCTCTTCGCCTTGTTTCAGTCCATTTTTGCATGGGCTGAACCCTTTATGGATTACATCGATTTCGGCTTTGCCAAATTGAGTAGTTGGGCCAAAACTTATTTGCCATCCGGGGTTCTTACTGATCTTATTGCGGAAGGGATTATTCCCGGCCTTGGTGGCGTGGTTATATTCATTCCTCAGATTGCTCTTCTTTTCTGTTTCATCGCGATCCTTGAAGAATCTGGTTATATGGCTCGTGTGGTTTTTCTAATGGACAAAATCATGAGAAAATTTGGGCTCAATGGAAAGAGTGTTGTTCCCTTGATCTCTGGTGTAGCTTGTGCCATCCCTGCGATTATGGCCGCTAGAAATATCGAAAGTTGGAAAGACCGTATCATAACCATCTTTGTAACTCCATTTATGAGTTGCTCGGCCAGACTCCCTGTCTATGCTATTTTAATCGCCTTGGTTATCCCTAATGAATATCTCTTTGGCTTTTTAAGTGTACAGGGACTGGCCTTGATGGCGCTATATCTTATCGGTTTTTTTGGCGCCATTTTTTCTGCCCTGTTGATGAAAAAGATTCTAAAGGTAAAAGAGCAGAGCTATTTCATTATGGAGTTGCCGATTTATCGCTGGCCGAAATGGAAAAATGTTTGGATCACGATTTTTTCAAAAAGCAAAACTTTTGTATTTGAGGCGGGTAAAATCATTCTTGCCATTTCTATTATCCTTTGGGTACTGGCCTCATACGGCCCAGGAGAAAATTTCACTCAGGCGGATCAAAAAATAATGGAAAAGTATCCGGAGTTAAGTGTTGATTCTCCAGAATATGATGATGCCCTGAACGCACATAAACTAGAATATTCTTATGCTGGTTTATTAGGTAAATCTATAGAACCAGCCATTCGCCCACTGGGTTATGATTGGAAAATTGGAATAGCACTGATTACTTCTTTTGCGGCAAGAGAAGTTTTTGTTGGTACCATAGCTACTATATACAGTGTAGGCTCCGAAGCAGAAGACGAGTCCACCATCAAGGACAAATTAAGGGCGGAAATCAATCCCTACACAGGTCAGCCGATGTACTCCATTGCGCTAGGTGTATCCTTAATGCTGTTTTATGCGTTTGCCATGCAATGCATGAGTACGCTGGCAGTCGTTTATAGAGAAACTAAAT